TTCGTGGCGATCAGCGTGAAAAACAGCACGCCGGCTCGCAGCCGGCGATCAGCCAGAAAATAGGAGTCGGCGCTGTTGGTTTGTCCCCCAAGACTCTGAGCACCTAGCCAGAGCAAAGCCAGCAGGTAGACAACAAGAGAGATCAGCGCAGAAATCAGGGTGGTGGTCATGGGCGGGCGATCCAAGCAGCGATCAGGGTGAGTGCCGCCTGCAGGACGATGAACATCAACACCCAAGCGGGCATGCCAGCTCAAAAGGGCAGGGCTGAATCAGCCTGAAGATGCACCACTAACGCCAAAACAACGGCAGCGAGCAAAGCCAACCAAGGCAAGCGGCTAGGCATGACAACCATCAAACGGACTCCTTCTGAGCGTTGATTCTGATCAATCACTGTTTCATCCAGGCCCACCACACCAAGGCCACAGGAGCGCAGCATCAGAACCCAGCAGGCGTCATCCTTAAAACAGTGCACGCCAAACATGGAGATCTGCGCCTCAAGGCTGATCCATCTTCCCTGGCGATGCTGGACCCTAAACAGGGCTTTGGCTGGGCCGCCGGCGAACGATGGAACCGCAACAGCGGTGATGCCTACGAGGCAGATCAGCGCCACTTCTGCCGCCGCATGGGAGAAACGTTGCATCGAGAAGGGCTGTCCCTCACAGCCGGATTTGAACTGGAATGGGTCGTCATCACCCCAGACAACGACGGCTCTCCAAAGGCGGTAATCGCTGGTGGGCCCTATGGCGCGGACCGCTTGATCGAAGGCCTCGATTACGCCTCGGCACTGCTCGAGGCGCTGGATGCAGCCGATGTGGACTGGCTCCAGTTTCATCCCGAATATGGCCCTTCCCAGTTCGAACTCTCCTTCGCAGCCCAAGACCCCCTTCAAGCGGCGGACCAACTGATTCGTGCCCGATTGGTGATTCAGCGTGTGACCCGCCGCTTCGGCTGGTACAGCAGCTTTAGCGCCAAGCCCCGTCTGGACTGGGTCGGCAATGGAGGACACTTACACTTCAGCGTCCGAGATTCTCAAGGCCCCTTGCTACAGGACGGTTCCGGGCCCTATGGGCTACGTCCTGAAGGCGAAGCTCTGATCGCAGGGGTTCTCGAACAGCTCCCTGGACTGGTAGCGCTGGCCAGCCCTTCGCCCGTGTCCTATCTACGCCTCGTGCCCAGCAGCTGGTCTGCGCCCTTCCAGGTCTGGGGGATGGAGAACCGTGAGGCAGCTGTTCGCTTCATCCCTACCGCGACAGATCAAAGTGCGGCCCACCTGGAGATCAAGGCAGTCGATCCCACTGCAAATCCCTACCTTTTACTCGGTGCACTACAGGCCCAGGTTCTGGATGCCATGAGAAATCAACGCATCCTTCCACCAGAGCAGATCGGCGATCCTGCATTGGTAAAACATCACTCCATCCCAAGGCTTCCAGCCAGTCTTGTTGAGGCACGAATGGCACTGGAGAGCGACGCTGTCCTTCTTGAAGCCATGGGTCCGCTGTTGCACGGTTCGCTCTTAGACAGCCTTGCTGCTGAAATCGGCCGTGTAGAAACCAAATCGGAAGAGCAACAAGTGAGTGACGGTTGCTGGTGGCCAATCGTGGGAGGACTCATCTAAGAGCTAAACCGCAGCTCGCCGGCTGCTCCAAGAACAAGCAGCGATGGAACTCTGATGCAATCAGCAGCGCAACAACTGGAACGCCTGAGCAACGCCTGGAATGAACCGGAGATCAATCTCACAGCCATCAAGCGCTGGCTGGGGCAATTTCCTGTGGATGATCAACCAATCGCCATCCGCCTTCTGGAGTGCATGGAACTCCACAGCTGGGCGCGCATGCTTCGTGAATGTCGGTTACTCCATCAGCGCCTCTGCATGGATCTTCGTGACGACGGCTTTGATGTGGAAGGGTTCAGCGACATCGACTTCACAAGAGCATTCGTCTGCAAGAGCGGAGACATGGCTTCATACGTCTACCGAAAAGCGAATAGGCTCTCTGTCAACCACTTCAAAACTATCGAGGCCCTGCATCAGAGTCACCTCGATCGCAGCAAGAGAGCGATCGTCATCTTGGATGACTACATCGGCACAGGGTCTCAATTCATTTTTCAGTTCCTGGGGCGTAGCGAGGCGAATACAGCTCTGATCAGTGCCTACAAACGCGCGCGTCTTTGTTCTTTAGTCGTCCACGACGATGCCCGAACCAAGTGGCGCTTGCTTCAGCGCCACTGCATCGAAGACGTGATGGCGATGGAAGAACGGCAGCTGGAGTGCGTTGACTTCCGCCTCGAACGCAAGGCTCTGATTCAAACCCTCTCCAGGGTGGACTGGCGCAAAGCTGGATTAATTGCAGCCCAACGGGACTTTCCAGTGATGGCTCACCCAGCCCTTACAGCGGAAGAGCGCATCACGATGCGCCAGTTCCTCAATGATTGCTCTTGCGAGGAAGAGGCGGGGACCACGGAATTCCTCCTCGGGCATCATTCTTTCTTTTACGGAGCACCGAATGCCTTAGCGAGGGTGCTCCTTCCACTGTTCAAACGAGTCGAAGATTTCACGATCTACCCCAAGGAATCCCTGAGAGGCTTACCTGCCGAGATCATCGACTACGACATCGAAAATCCAAAGCCGATCACACCGCTTTAGGCAACGATCCGAGGCCGATGAGCCCGCTCAATCATGGGGCCAGAAAAGCGAGGACGTCCTGCTCGCGCGGTTGTGGATCAATGGCACCGGCACCGCCACAAACGAGTGCACCGCACGCTGCTGCAAAGCGCAACCGGTCGTTCACCGGTCGATCCCAATAGTGCAACAGTCCAGCAGTGAAGGCATCCCCTGCACCCGTGGTGTCGACCACCTGAGATGGATGAAACACCGGCATGTTGCCCATCTGCTTCTCGATCCACCAGCGAACGGGTTCAGCTCCGTCGGTCACCACAACATCGGGCTCTTGGGGAAGAGATGCAGCAATCGCAACAGGATCATCATGACCGAAAAACCACAACGCCTCCTCTCGGGCCAACTTGATCAGGGAGGCCTGCTCCAACAACGGCTTGATCACCGCCAATGCATCAGCGGTAGGACCAGCCGCTGGATCCGCCTCGGGATCCCAGAATGTGGGACGCCAGTTCACATCCAAAGCGAGCGCAAGACCCGCCGCCTTTGCCTGAGCCAACACCCACAGCAAAGCTTCGGCGGACGCCGTAGTCGCCAATGGAATCGTGCCCACTAACAACCAACGGGCCTGCTTCGACACACCAGTCCAGACCGTTTCCAAGCCGGAACAATCCAGCATCTGGTCAGCAAACCCCAGGCTCTGATCTCCTGCAAAACCCTGAAAAACCCTTTCACCATTGGCATGACGTCGCACCAAGACCACCCGACTTGGTCGGCTTGGATCGGATTGAAGGGCTTGCACATCAACACCACGCCGCTGGAACAACGCCCGAAAGTCCGCGCCGATCGCGTCCTCACCGAGTCGACCAATCAGGCCCACGGCGGTGCCGAGCCGAGCGAGTGCACAGGCCACGTTGGCGGGTGCACCACCTAAGCGATCATCACAAGCTTCCGGTGCAGCCGTAGCGTGATCCCCCCCCAGGGGACCAAGCCGATCCACCAACGCCTCACCCAGACACAACACTCGCGGAGCCAAAGCAGAACCTTCAGCCATTGGGACAGGGCGGCTGACTTCAGGCTGGCCAAAGACAACAGCAACGACAACCGTTTTTACACAATCAACTCATCCGTGGCAAATCCTTCAACAACGCCGCAATTATTTTGGCGTTCGCTGCAGGGAAGGGATAGTCAGCCAAACACTGCGGGCTCACCCAACGCACCTGCTGACTCGCCAATGGCTGCGGTTCACCGCTGATCCATTGGCAAAGGTGCACCACAAACCGCAGCTTTTTATGGCTGTAAGCGTGCTCAACGCTGATCAGCTCCTCCCCCACAGCCACCTCAATCGCCAATTCCTCCCGCAATTCACGAGAGATGGTCTCCACGATCAGCTCTCCCTGCTCCTGTTTCCCGCCGGGAAACTCCCAGAGGCCACCGAGCAGTCCCTCATTGAGACGTTGATCAATCAGCACCTCACCGGCTTCGTTCAGCACAACACCGACACCAATCACTTGAAAGGGAACAGCTCGAGGGGTGTCTTTCACGGGATAGCGACCAACATCGCCAGCAGCGTAAGCAGCGCAATGTTTCTGCCAAGGACAGACCCCGCAGTTTGGTGAATGGGGAGTGCAAACGGTGGCCCCCAGATCCATCAGCGCCTGATTGAGATCACGAGCACGGCTGGGTACGGCTGCAACAAGAGCCTCACTCCATTGCCAACACAAAGCCTGATCACGTGCTGGAGGTCTGGGATGGGCTTGAAGCCGTGCCAAGACCCGGCGCACATTGCCATCAAGAATCGCCAACGGGCTGTTGAAAGCAGAAGAAAGAATCCCAGCTGCAGTGGTGCGGCCAATCCCAGGGAGGCCCATCCAGCAGTCAAGATCCTTTGGCCAAGCCAAGAGCCTCGTGCTTGACGCAGGAGCGATCTGATCAAGCAATGGCTTTGCTCCAGACAAAAGACGGCGGGCTCGCGAGTAGTAACCAAGCCCCTGCCACAACAGCAAAACATCGTGTTCACGCGCCTCCGCCAGTCGTTCAATCGAGGGGAAAGCCTCCATCCAGCGCTCCCAGTAAGGCAACGCCACCTGCAACTGGGTCTGTTGCAGCATCACCTCGGCAATCCAGCACTCCAGGACATTGAGATGTTCATGGGGCTCGGGCCACCTTCCGTCCTTGGTGAACATCCACGGCTTCAGCGCAGGATCCTTCCGGCCGTGGACTTCCCACCAGGCCAGCAGGGAGTGACTGAGCTCAGCCGCTAGAGGACTGAAGTCGCGATGCTCAGCGCTGCGTCGTTGACCCATCAGGCAGCGACCCAAGCCTGGTCACTGCCCAGCAGCTTTCCCGACAAACCCAAGCGCTGCAGGATCCGACCGATCTGCGCCGGAGCCAGTGGCTTTCCCGTGCTGCTGAGCTTGCCAACCCCTGCAAGCGCATCAGCCATGGCCCTGTAGCTCAAGCCTGCACGAACCATTGGCTCAAGAACCCCGCGCAGTCCCTCCGCCTCAGCAATGGCCTTCTGCTTGCGCTCCGACGCCTTCTGAGCAGCACCTTCCCGGTACCCCCCAAGACACACGCCTCGGGCCTTGGCCGCGGCCAACGCTTCTTTAGTTCGCTCGCTGATCCGACGTGCCTCGAACTCAGCAACGCTGGCCATCATCGTGAGAACCATCCGACCAGCACTGGTGGTGGCATCAATGTCTGGCAAGTCGCAGAAGATGAAGCCACCCATCCCGTTCTTTTCTGCCTCGTTGGCGAGCTTCAAGACGAAGCCAGCATCACGAGCCAGACGATCGATCTTGGCAACAGCAATGACAGCCTTCTCCGCGCGAGCCTGAGCCAGAGCCGCGGCCAACTGAGGACGATCGTTCTTCCGACCGCTCTCAACCTCCACGAATTCAGCCGCAATCACAGCCCCCCGCTCGGAAGCCATTACTTCAACCTTGGCCCGCTGCGCTTCGAGGCCCAGGCCGGAGTTTCCCTGGCGATCTGTACTGACCCGGTAGTAGGCCAGCCAACGACTCGGACTCAGAGGACGATCAGGCAAAGACAACGGGAATCCAGTCGGTTGTTCCACAAGTCTACGTCGGTTGAACCTGTAACAGCGAACTTTATCGATGGGTAGTCAGCGCATGCCATGAAGGCCGACGCTGAACTCAATAAAGCCCCGAGTTATCCACCTTCAGAGCTACCGAGTTCTCCAGCACGATTCGTGCTGTCTGCGCATCGATGCCAGCAAGAGCCTGGAACTGGTCTGGACAAAGCTCAACTCGCGATAATGCGGAGCTTGATCTCATTTGTCTCCTAAAGGAATCCATGAAGGCTTCGCGTTTTGCGCACCTGTGTTCAACTGCCTTGCGACAGAGCTTGGTCGGAGCCTTCGTGGTCGTCTCACTGTTCTGGGTGATTCAACCGGTTGAGGCGCATGGTGATGCGAAAGGGGATGGTGAGATGCCCGTCACTAGTGGTGCGACCGGGCCACAGATAACGGTGTATCGATCGGCGAGTTGCGGTTGCTGTACGTCATGGGGATCCCACATCGCTTCAGCGGGATACCGCATTGAGGACCATGTCACCGAGGACATGGATGCCGTGAAGAAGGCGCGTGGTGTCAGTCCGCAACAGGCTTCTTGTCACACCGCTGTGGTGGAGGGATACGTGATCGAAGGGCATGTGCCTGCTTCTGCGATCCACCGTCTTTTGTCGGAACGGCCCAATATCCGTGGCCTGGCAGTTCCAGGGATGCCAATGGGTTCCCCTGGGATGGAGGTGGCAGGCGTTGAGGCTGAACGTTTCGAGGTGCTCGCTATTGCCCATGACGGAACAACCTCCGTCTTTGCGCGCTACTGAGCGGTTTCAGGGAGACCGCTACAGAGAATGAGGTGTCATCGCGATGGCTTCAAGAGCATTGCCGCACCTGAGATGGTCACGATGACGGTGAGCCCACCCAAGAGCATTGGATAGACGGGCTGAAGGTTCAGAACACCGAAATTTCCGGTGTGGATCTTGAGCAGCCAAAAGGCATCAATGCCTTGCTCTAAGAGCAAGCTGTAGAGAGATCCCGTACCGGCGGTGATCAGCAACGGAACAGCGGCGATTGGAACCAGCCAACGGTGAATCTTGCGTGCTCGCCGTGAAAGCGGACGTTGGTTCATAGCTTGCGAAGTTGGCGGTGGAGTTCACGCTCATCTGCGCAGGGCATCCACTTTCCGTTGTTCTGATGCAGCGTATTGCAACCAATCTCACTGGCACGTTGTTGCGCGTCAGCTTTGGATTGGTAGATGCCTTTGCTGTGAGCATGGCTGGCCATGGGATGGACAACGAAAGCAGCGACGAGGGCGAATGAGATGGAGATCCATCCCATCATCGTTGTGGTGAAGGCATTAAAAGTGATTGCTTTCACAGCGCGAAAAGGCCATCAAATTTGTAGTAGTCCGGCTTATTCAGTCCTCCGCTTTGCAGCATCTTGCGGAGTTCGATGATCTCTTTGCGCTGGGCGACGATGATCTCGCGCGCCAGGCGAAGGACGGTGGGGTTGGTGGAGTTTTGCCGAGCCTCATGTGCCATCTGAAGTGCGCCTCCATGGTGCTCAATCATTCCCTCTAAGAACCACTGCACCCTGTTGTCGCGCGTTGGCTTCGTTCCCGACATGCGCATCGCGGCAATCACATCAGGACTCATGCGCACCAGATCTGCCATGGAGTTGGGGTCCCCGTTAGGGCGCAATGCCACGGGATAAACCGGTGCATCCGGATACCAGGCCTTGCGCCATTGGCGCATCGCCTTGATCTCACGGGCCTGTTCGTCCCAGATGCTGTTCGCAAGGGCTCCCACCCCAGGGGCGCCGATATTGAAGACGTACTCACTCATCCGCAACGCCCCGGTGTGATGCTCGACCATGCCATCGATAAAGCGCAGGTCGTAGGTGCTGCCTGCTGGTCCCATGCCATGGGCATGGTGCTGATGGTTGCCGGAATGGGGGGGTGCAGCCTCTTTCGTTTTTTCAGGTGCTGGGTGATGCATTTGGTCCATTTGGGCCAATGCGACTTGAGGGGGCAGTGCCGAGATGGCGGCCAGAGCAAAAGCGATTCGACGCATGGAAAGAACAATCACGTCGCTATCGTGGAGTCTCCAGTAAGTGGAGAGTCAACCCTTCGTGCCTAAAGCGCCTGGCGATCTACTCAAGATTGGAGTTGTCTCTGCAAGAAGCAACATTTCGGTGAAAACGATTCGTTTTTATTGTGATGAAGGTTTATTGCTGCCAGTATCACGTACCGATTCCAGATATCGATTGTTTGATGAGTCTGTTTTTGACGATCTTAGTCTAATCCTTCGTCTGCGGGCCATGGACTTGCCTCTTGATTTGGTGAAACAAGTAATTCAGGCACAGCGATCTGGAATCTGTACTTGCAGTGATCTCAAGACCACGATGCGCGAAAAATTAAGCGAGATTCATGAGCGCCTGGATGAATTGAAGGTGCTGGAGACTGAGATCAAAACGATGTTGAAGAGCTGGGAGCCTTGTGGCGGGGCTTGATCAGTCGTACGAGTATCGCAGTGTTCAGGCTTCAATCAAAATATTTCCCATCATGCCGAGATCCTCGTGATCAAAAACGTGGCAATGATAAACGCTTTTTCCTCCAAAGTCGTTGAAGCGGGTGCGCGCTTGGACGGTTTCTACATGCTGCACAAAAGGCCGCATCGAGGCCAGCCTCATCAATCCATCGCATGGAAGACCTTAGAGCTGAACGCCGGAGGTTTTCTGGAGCCAGATGGCGCTGACGGGGACCAGCTTCAAGAAGCTCTCATGCTGTGTTCACTCCATCTTTCCGTCAAAAGTCTTCGTTAGTTCGAAAAATCTTCAAGCAGCCCTGCGACCCCAAGAGCCGTCGCCTCGATGTTCATGGCACCCTCCAAGGCCTTGCAGGCCGCGGCCATTACGGAAGGAAGCTCACGCCCTTGGAGAACGGTGCCAGCTTCCAGGTGATGCCTGACGCTGCGCTCGACCATCGCCAGTAGCTCTTCAGCTCGATCTCCAACGGTGCGAGCTCGTGCGAGCTGCTCTTGTCGGAACGTCTCAAGCTGGTATTTGCAGCGCTCAAGGTCCTCCTTCGTTCGTGCCTCTGATGCCTGCTGAAGCATCCCGGAGTCGTAGTCAGCCAGACGCTCGTTCCAGCGCCACTGTTCTGCTCGTCGGCGCAGGGTTGATTCAGAGCAGCCCACAACATCCGCTGTCTGACTGAACTGACGACTGGGGCCAAAGTCTCGATGCAGCAGGAGCTGCTCGAAGGCATCTGCGGGCTCACCAGGGAGTTGTGGGAAGGAGTTCATCGACTTGTGCGCTTTCCAACAGGCTTCCAACGGGCTTCAAGCAGCGTCATCGAGCTTCATCCGGAAGAGCCAAACCATTCGGATTGGTGGTGATTTTGTAGCTGCTCAGAGTGATCTAGCGGGCAGCATTCCCAGCGAAGTGGACGTCCTCCAGTCGCCTCCCACTGCTTCTCGATGAAGGCTCTACGCCTTCTCTCCATCCATCCTGAGGATCTATTGGGTTGGCCCTTGTAAAAGGAATCAAGATCGGTTCTAAAGGAAGCCAAGAGAGAGAGGTAACTACTCCAGGCTTCCGGTTGTTATCGACATTCCGAACGAACCTGAACAAGCCCAGGTAACTTGAAGGGTTGGCATTTCGAGGTAGTTGCCACCGCTTCGGAACACTTGCAACGAGAACAACAACTGCTCTCTTGCCACTTCTGTGGCGAACTTAAACAACCTCAGGAGTAGCTCCCTGAGCCGGATAGCCACCTCGTTTGGGTTCATTGGCCCTGTGTGTGCGAGGTGGTCGGTCCGGACCTTCCTCACACACAAACCCAATGCGCAAGAACTTTCAGGGCCTCAGGCCCCACACAACTGAGCAACTCAGAGCCGAGTTAGTTGTCGACCATCTGATTAATCTTGACGATTACATCCGCGGAGCGATCACGCTTGGCGCTGATGAAGGCTGGCGTGAGGCGTTAAATCGCAAGGCACAGGAGCAGATCAAGGAGGTCAAAGAAAATCTCAACCTGCGCCCTAACGAGGTCGCCTGGGAAGAGCGCTCCATCACTCGCAAGACGGACTACAGGTTCCGAGAAACTCCGCCCGAGAACTGGAACATCTACAGCGTCGGGATGACCAACAAAGGCGTGCTTCTGACCGGACTGCACTTTGCAGGCCAACGCAAGCACCCCAGCATCCGCACCCGAGAGAAGGGTGAAGTTCGCTTCGACTGCACCGGCACCCAGGTGAAGGTCTACCTCCCGCCGTTGACGTGGGAGTACGCCTTGCATCTGCTGGATCATCACGGGTTCATCTGCACTCGGGAGGAGTACACCCCGGAGATGGCATGGCAGTTCATCTTCAGTAACCCGGCGGTCCCCATCTGGGTCGAGGAATCAGCCCTTAAGGCGTTGTCTGCGACCTCCCATGGTCAGCTCGCCGTCGGCATTAACGGCATCAACTCAGCAGGGCAAAAGACCCGATCAGATCGCCTCCGTGTGCCCCTGCAGAAGCTCGCGAAGGGTGGCCGTCGGATGATTGTCAGGTTTGACAACGGCAGCAACTCTGAGCGCGCTGCGCAGCGAGTAGCAGGGCAGCTGAATCGAGCTGGAGCTGATGCCAACTGGTTCACCTGGACAGATCCAGGCAAGGCCAAGACGGACGACTACTTCGCGGCGAAGGGCAAGGCACTGGTCGCCGGCACGTTTGACCGCTCAGCCGATCAAACCGACAGCTTCAACCTGAACGAGGGTCAAAAGGGCCATTACTCCCGACTGAAGGGCAACTGGCGGACGACCACGATCGATCGCGAGTTCGAGCCGGAGGACCTGGTCAAGGCGCGGATGCAGGGGCGAATTATCGCCCTGGAGGGCCCCACGGGTACTGGCAAGACCAAGGCCTCAGTCGGTGCCATTGACCTGATGGAGCAGGCCCTGGGCCACAAGGTCATCGTGCTGGGTCTGTATCACCGTGCCTCGCTGGTCCACAAAGGCGCTGCTGAGTTCGGTGTCAGGGACCTCAGCTCATCCAGAGGCACGTTTGAGCGTGAACGTGGAGAGCGCAGGGACGGTCTGTTCTGCTGCTGCGAATCGATCAAGAAGGACAGCGGCGAGTTGGACATGTGGAGATGGAGCCACGACCTGGAGGAGAACCCCAGGCCAGCTGTGCTGTTCCTTGACGAGCTCACCCAAGCAACCCTGCATCTGCTCCTGGACGGGACTGACGGGATGAGAGACAGCAGGCGTGAGGCGATCCGGTCAGTTGAACGGTTGATACGAAACCCAGAGCTCATCATCATCGCTGCTGAAGCGGGCATAGGCGACATCGAGCTGGAATGGCTACAGGCGCTGTCTGGTGTTCAACCTCAGGTCATCAACACCACGTTTCGCCGGCAGTCCGACCTGTTCTATGGCGCCGCTACTGCTGACAACATCGACAAGCTCCAGCAGCTGTGCGGACAGACCATCGATCAAGGCCAGCAGGTCTGGCTCTCGATGGGCGAAGCAGAGTCACTGAAGAAATTCAGCGCACCTTTTTCTCGCAGCTTTCTGATCCACAGCGACAACTCCTCATCCTTGGAGGTCGCTGAACTGATGTCCAACACCAATGCGGTCGCAGGTCAGTACACCTTGGTCGGATACAGCCCATCTGTGGTCTCTGGCATCTCGTATGAGGCCTCAACCGTTGGCATCGCTGCTTGTGTGCAGCAATTCGCGATGGCCCCCCAAGACGCCATGCAAGCCGTCGCCAGGGCACGAAGCGCAGATCGGCGGATCATGCTGTCGCCTGTCTCAGCACCGATGGCAAAGATCGGAACTGGGCGGACATCACAAGAAGAGGTCAGCCGTGCCAGGTTCACTGCGATCGACCCGAAGATGCAGGAGCTCTACCGAGACCACCTGAAAGGCGTTGACCCGGCAACCGTGCGCTACTCAGTCGCCCTCGAAGCTCGGGTCAACTATGAGGCCGTCAATAACGAGCACGTGTTGGCATGCCGCCTCAAGGATCAGGGCTACACGCTCCGGCCGTTTGACGAGCTGATCAGCGACAACGCTGTTGTTATCCCGAAGGCTCAGCGGGATAAACAGAAAAAGCAGGCTGAACTGAGCCGCCGGACCCAGCTGATCCATGAGGTCATGACTGGTCAGAAGACCATTGACCAGGCCAACTCAGAGGCCAGTAGGGAGACCAAGAACGGCATTTGGGTGGACCTGGCAGCGGTAGACCCCAGCCATGCCTATGTGTGGATGCTGCGCGTCAGGGTGCATGACCTGATCGCTGCAAGGTCATTCACTGTCGATAGCGCTGAGTTCCGCGCGATGGCAGCAGAGGTGCAGAGCCTGAATAAGCACGAGGCACGGGAACTGCGAGACATCCTCGGTGGCCGCGTCACCATTCCTGGACCAGACGACGACGTCCCCGCAACGTTCGCCAAGGCGCTGCTCAAGGTGGCGGGGTTCACCACCCAGAGGCAGAGGCTCCAGGTTGATGGCGTCCGTACCTACCGCTTTGAGGTGATCGCGTTGGAGCTGTCCCCATTCTTGTAGTGGGGTCTATAGATCTACACACCCCACTACAAAAACAGGGCAACGTCCAACATCTTTCCAGTCCATAGAGTCGCCACACTCAGCTCGAAGCAAAGAAGACTGTTGATAACTCGAACAGAGCGCCTTCAGGGAACTGCTGAAGCTCACGCTTGTTTTCATTGTCGTCCCTCGCTTCTATCGCCTCCAAGATCAACTTCGTAACCAAGCTCTGATGCACGGAAGCGAGCAATCTCTTGGAGACCAGCCACAACCTCTGGGGGGAAGACAGGCCGCGGAAACTTGCCAGGCTCCTTGATCACCCCTCCTCGTCCTGTCACCAGTTGATTGAACCAAGTCTTGCCAGCGAACAAGAAGGCAAAGCCGCGCTCGTAACCCATCGCTCGCAGGGCATGCAGCTCTCCAAGCGCAGTCCCCCAGGAATCCGTCGGAAACCCATTGGGACCAAGCCGGTTGTAGTGAAGCTGAATCGAGTCTCCACTCATGACCCAAGAAATACCGAGCTGCTGAAGCCAAGAGTTGAACTGCATCCGTTTGGGAATCTCTTGAAGCCCATGCTGAAGAAACTGGGACACGATCTCGACTGTGTCCTGCGCCTTCAGCACAGGGTCCTGAGGGCGTAACTCGCTGAGCCTGTAGTTCAACTCAGAAATCTCTCGCTCGAGCTCTAGAACTTGCTCACGCGCCTGAGAGATGGCACCGGTCAGAACAGAGACCTGAATCTCGTTGGGCAGCTCCTTCGTCAGCTCTTCAGCAAGACGATGTTCACCGCGCTGAATCCTTCCACTGAGCTCCTGAAGCTGATCGTTTGCAGTACGGATCTGCCTGCTCAAATCCTCCACTTCCGGCCCCATCTGGATGGGGAAGAGGTTCTGCCAGTCGGCCAACGACAAGGTCGCCATCAGCATCGCCTCGGCCTCATCCAAAGGAAGATTGATGGTCGGCGACTTCCGCCAAGCACCAAGCTGCTCACGACATCGCGTCGCACCCTGCTTTGCGACCGCACCAGCACTGTCAGAACAGGTGACATAACCGGGATGCCCGGGTCTGGCGTATCGACCGGCCGCCCTGTAAGTCAACAGAGACCCACAACCCGCGCAACGGACCAAACCACTGAACAGGAAGTGAACTTTCCGCGCCTTGGTGGTTGAACGCTTCCGATCACGCGTTGCCTTCGCCCGTTGGGCTCTTGTGAAGGTCTCCTGATCAACAACAGAGGGGTAATAACCCGGTATCTCATGGCTGTTTTTGCGCTGCAACAAGCCGGTGACAGCGGGGTCCCTTAACCGTTGACTCACTTGACCACGGTTCCAACGACCGTCCTTAGATGCAGGAGGGGCTGCATAGCCCTCCGTATTCAGCTCATCGGCAATCTGCGTCTGGCCCATCCCCGCCAGGCACATCTTGAACATGGCCTCGATCGACTTGGCGTAGCCGTTTAAGCGAAATGGGTTGTCAGGCAACGACTCATCCCGGTCAATCCAGTAGGGATTGCGATGCCGCGGCCTCTCACCACGATCCTGCGCCTCGTAAATCTTGCGCCACCCACCACGAGACCATTTCGACTTCTCGTCGCTCTCGGCATGAGCCTGTGCGAAGAGGAACGACAGCATGGCGAGGTCTTGGGCCCCAGTCGTCTCTCTG
This Synechococcus sp. WH 8016 DNA region includes the following protein-coding sequences:
- a CDS encoding recombinase family protein; amino-acid sequence: MALAYSYRRVSSGGQAQGDKSGLQRQEEALKDWMRRHPDFRLAEELLDPGVSAYTGRNRTQGALGRFLEAARSGSIPKGSVLVVEDHRRFSRQEPLDALESLIRDVWGQGLGFAVCSYQGGSPLFRETTGAQDLAMLSFLFAQAHAESDEKSKWSRGGWRKIYEAQDRGERPRHRNPYWIDRDESLPDNPFRLNGYAKSIEAMFKMCLAGMGQTQIADELNTEGYAAPPASKDGRWNRGQVSQRLRDPAVTGLLQRKNSHEIPGYYPSVVDQETFTRAQRAKATRDRKRSTTKARKVHFLFSGLVRCAGCGSLLTYRAAGRYARPGHPGYVTCSDSAGAVAKQGATRCREQLGAWRKSPTINLPLDEAEAMLMATLSLADWQNLFPIQMGPEVEDLSRQIRTANDQLQELSGRIQRGEHRLAEELTKELPNEIQVSVLTGAISQAREQVLELEREISELNYRLSELRPQDPVLKAQDTVEIVSQFLQHGLQEIPKRMQFNSWLQQLGISWVMSGDSIQLHYNRLGPNGFPTDSWGTALGELHALRAMGYERGFAFLFAGKTWFNQLVTGRGGVIKEPGKFPRPVFPPEVVAGLQEIARFRASELGYEVDLGGDRSEGRQ
- a CDS encoding multicopper oxidase domain-containing protein, encoding MRLASMRPFVQHVETVQARTRFNDFGGKSVYHCHVFDHEDLGMMGNILIEA
- a CDS encoding MerR family transcriptional regulator, with the protein product MPKAPGDLLKIGVVSARSNISVKTIRFYCDEGLLLPVSRTDSRYRLFDESVFDDLSLILRLRAMDLPLDLVKQVIQAQRSGICTCSDLKTTMREKLSEIHERLDELKVLETEIKTMLKSWEPCGGA
- a CDS encoding DUF3854 domain-containing protein; the protein is MRKNFQGLRPHTTEQLRAELVVDHLINLDDYIRGAITLGADEGWREALNRKAQEQIKEVKENLNLRPNEVAWEERSITRKTDYRFRETPPENWNIYSVGMTNKGVLLTGLHFAGQRKHPSIRTREKGEVRFDCTGTQVKVYLPPLTWEYALHLLDHHGFICTREEYTPEMAWQFIFSNPAVPIWVEESALKALSATSHGQLAVGINGINSAGQKTRSDRLRVPLQKLAKGGRRMIVRFDNGSNSERAAQRVAGQLNRAGADANWFTWTDPGKAKTDDYFAAKGKALVAGTFDRSADQTDSFNLNEGQKGHYSRLKGNWRTTTIDREFEPEDLVKARMQGRIIALEGPTGTGKTKASVGAIDLMEQALGHKVIVLGLYHRASLVHKGAAEFGVRDLSSSRGTFERERGERRDGLFCCCESIKKDSGELDMWRWSHDLEENPRPAVLFLDELTQATLHLLLDGTDGMRDSRREAIRSVERLIRNPELIIIAAEAGIGDIELEWLQALSGVQPQVINTTFRRQSDLFYGAATADNIDKLQQLCGQTIDQGQQVWLSMGEAESLKKFSAPFSRSFLIHSDNSSSLEVAELMSNTNAVAGQYTLVGYSPSVVSGISYEASTVGIAACVQQFAMAPQDAMQAVARARSADRRIMLSPVSAPMAKIGTGRTSQEEVSRARFTAIDPKMQELYRDHLKGVDPATVRYSVALEARVNYEAVNNEHVLACRLKDQGYTLRPFDELISDNAVVIPKAQRDKQKKQAELSRRTQLIHEVMTGQKTIDQANSEASRETKNGIWVDLAAVDPSHAYVWMLRVRVHDLIAARSFTVDSAEFRAMAAEVQSLNKHEARELRDILGGRVTIPGPDDDVPATFAKALLKVAGFTTQRQRLQVDGVRTYRFEVIALELSPFL